One window from the genome of Candidatus Nitrosotenuis cloacae encodes:
- a CDS encoding AAA family ATPase has protein sequence MRLRKFRVRAYRCIHDSGEIKVGDLAAFVGRNESGKTTILQALTLLNKEERVSELDLCDEMTEELKSEVILAEGDFELSKNETKIIKERFPHLPEITHLKIFRTNKIPQVQYDFGSVKISDEKNKALNSWENYTEKVLNFISTIPNHIRIQFDTKFFEGPAPTDKTTFMQEMTMFNNTLNMLAADEPYILSGWSQFYQDAEKTYDELLVGTTEKTAIENFIMEHLHPRFVYFSDYKKIYGNINLDEYIKEVTRPEGLDYAEEFDKAETVRNLFYLAELDTEKLEEYKNSPPKLIKLLNTASRRLTDRLNPAWKGDPIHVDLRYNPGNVMSVVISDVHKDGTVTNTGLLSRRAEGFKWTFSFIVNFAAETQKAELKEAILLLDEPARNLHPAQQMGISDLLRNLAGSNQVLYATHSPFMIFDYTPGNLLVVELDKRRHLSRIHYDYWNADDATLIPILYGLSRGLVESIVDREIGTNSRPVIIVETMSDAMYLNAFDKFLEDPNISMNPLNVVASYSKNSVLPLAIFYRNHGHNVFVVLDNTAESKKIAEYLKANEFTDMQILYLEQGGKSIESIEDLIIADDYLHAVNQTYEIKLRKEGFRSLSKEEILARGKKGIVESLKDIWHEHREDGWNDFDIEEIARYICEKISLREAEFLSDKTKDQFRGFYRLIAERIRQHQNMTSQTGLNKYQRSKPR, from the coding sequence ATGCGATTACGAAAGTTCAGAGTCAGGGCGTACCGATGCATCCACGACTCAGGCGAAATCAAAGTGGGGGACCTTGCAGCGTTTGTTGGAAGAAACGAATCAGGTAAGACCACAATACTTCAGGCACTGACCCTGCTCAACAAGGAGGAGCGCGTATCTGAACTTGACCTTTGCGACGAGATGACAGAGGAGCTCAAGTCCGAAGTCATCTTGGCAGAGGGAGACTTTGAACTGTCAAAAAATGAAACCAAGATAATAAAAGAACGATTCCCGCATTTGCCAGAAATCACACACCTTAAAATATTTAGGACCAACAAGATCCCGCAGGTCCAGTACGACTTTGGAAGCGTCAAGATAAGCGACGAGAAAAACAAGGCGCTCAACTCGTGGGAGAACTATACCGAAAAGGTCCTCAACTTCATATCCACCATCCCAAACCACATCCGAATCCAGTTTGATACCAAGTTCTTTGAGGGCCCGGCCCCGACGGACAAGACCACGTTCATGCAGGAAATGACCATGTTCAACAATACCCTGAACATGCTTGCAGCAGACGAGCCATACATCCTCTCAGGGTGGTCGCAGTTTTACCAGGATGCAGAAAAGACATACGATGAGCTGCTAGTCGGAACCACCGAAAAGACGGCAATTGAGAACTTTATCATGGAACACCTGCATCCAAGATTCGTCTATTTTTCAGACTATAAGAAAATCTACGGGAACATAAACCTGGATGAATACATCAAGGAGGTCACAAGACCAGAAGGACTTGACTACGCAGAAGAGTTCGACAAGGCGGAGACTGTCAGAAATCTGTTCTATCTTGCAGAGCTCGACACAGAAAAGCTTGAAGAGTACAAGAACAGCCCGCCAAAACTAATCAAACTCCTAAACACCGCAAGCAGGAGACTGACTGACAGGCTGAACCCGGCATGGAAGGGAGATCCGATACATGTCGACCTAAGGTACAACCCAGGCAACGTCATGAGCGTTGTGATATCCGACGTGCACAAGGACGGCACCGTGACAAACACCGGCCTTCTCAGCAGACGTGCAGAGGGATTCAAGTGGACGTTTTCGTTTATCGTAAACTTTGCGGCAGAGACACAAAAGGCAGAGCTCAAAGAAGCAATCCTTCTTCTTGACGAGCCTGCAAGGAACCTACACCCAGCGCAGCAGATGGGAATATCCGACCTGCTCAGAAACCTGGCCGGCTCAAACCAGGTGCTGTACGCAACGCACTCACCGTTCATGATATTTGACTACACCCCAGGAAACCTCCTAGTCGTGGAACTGGACAAGAGAAGACACCTCTCCCGAATCCATTATGACTACTGGAACGCCGACGACGCCACGCTCATCCCGATTCTATACGGCCTCTCAAGGGGACTAGTAGAGTCCATAGTAGACAGAGAGATTGGCACAAACTCAAGGCCGGTCATCATAGTTGAGACCATGTCCGATGCAATGTACCTCAACGCATTTGACAAGTTCCTAGAGGACCCAAATATATCCATGAACCCCCTCAACGTGGTGGCATCATACAGCAAAAACTCTGTCTTGCCACTTGCTATTTTCTACCGAAACCACGGCCACAACGTCTTTGTCGTGTTAGATAACACTGCAGAGTCCAAAAAGATCGCAGAGTACCTAAAGGCAAACGAGTTCACAGACATGCAGATCCTATACCTTGAGCAGGGAGGAAAATCAATAGAATCGATCGAGGATCTCATAATTGCCGACGACTATCTGCACGCAGTAAACCAGACCTACGAGATAAAGCTGAGAAAGGAGGGCTTTAGGAGCCTCTCAAAGGAGGAGATACTTGCAAGGGGCAAGAAGGGAATCGTCGAGTCGCTCAAGGACATCTGGCACGAGCACCGGGAGGACGGCTGGAACGACTTTGACATAGAAGAGATTGCAAGATACATCTGTGAAAAAATATCGCTGCGAGAAGCAGAGTTCCTCTCAGACAAGACAAAGGACCAATTCCGCGGATTCTACAGGCTCATTGCAGAGCGAATCAGACAGCACCAAAACATGACGTCCCAGACGGGCCTAAACAAATATCAGCGCAGCAAGCCCCGATAG
- a CDS encoding biofilm-associated protein, with protein MFIREDRSIVSPATFLIFSLVAFAAFTVFIFPDALAQTGAKSTGFEKTTLIEFTNNDTVEINTVRMWLGKDAGDFKSFKTEKGWTGTKTAQGLLVFTTSQPLGPGESVKFGIKTEVASPGINWRTMDTSGNEITTGKTAINQEAPPEQVPTPPPEQPKTANFENAKFRIIPESPKNGDEIRIIGEGFPPNITLDFFIDNEKLEDFQSDNSGGVLGKTKIPVTKESDRVDLSLADAQGNKKTISIRIQHAESVIAEKVVHLTVTQATEIVGPGDTARVSGTAKPGSTVAITARDTSGTKIYEVAVPVDSQGNWSHETVIPPDAPLGSRMVEFSNGQDVITKTLSISITKSIRLTPSAIKYNPGETILVNGTAAAGKPVEVIIKDPIGKEIFSDILQIDESGTVTFDYPTQQSSTKGTYVIIATQEQETEILRIGLGVAPIEQIVAKFDKLNYATSDEARLTIQGPAKSTILLSIIDPSDKEKFTDSITMGLDGRKDYYISLKDYKSGVYSAVLQYLGTETNVVFAVGLQRGSGEIAMQATKQTYLLGEGILVLGSSKPNVLLTLEMSDPAGKIIKHKDVFTDKEGKFKDETFRVPADAEQGIWIIRASSGPNYAEAKIVVAGTIDQSFVIKVDKSTPYSAGDYMKITGTGGGKTQTASATIMDPKDAKVTDLSTFSTNVGSFQITWIVPTGLESGTYKIKATIGNEVAEATFTIQ; from the coding sequence ATGTTCATCAGAGAGGATAGATCAATTGTGAGTCCAGCAACGTTTCTAATCTTTAGTCTTGTCGCGTTTGCAGCTTTTACTGTATTTATTTTTCCAGACGCACTTGCCCAGACCGGTGCAAAGAGCACCGGCTTTGAAAAGACCACCCTGATAGAGTTCACAAACAACGACACAGTCGAGATAAACACGGTAAGAATGTGGCTCGGAAAGGACGCAGGGGACTTTAAGTCGTTTAAGACGGAAAAGGGCTGGACTGGCACAAAGACTGCGCAGGGTCTCCTCGTGTTCACGACAAGCCAGCCGCTAGGGCCAGGCGAATCAGTCAAGTTTGGAATAAAGACAGAGGTCGCAAGTCCCGGAATAAACTGGAGGACCATGGACACCAGCGGAAACGAGATAACCACCGGCAAGACTGCCATAAACCAGGAGGCGCCGCCAGAGCAGGTCCCAACCCCACCTCCAGAACAGCCAAAGACGGCAAACTTTGAGAATGCCAAATTCAGAATAATCCCAGAAAGCCCCAAAAATGGAGACGAGATACGCATAATCGGCGAGGGATTCCCCCCGAATATCACACTCGACTTTTTCATAGACAACGAAAAGTTGGAAGACTTTCAGTCAGACAACTCCGGAGGTGTACTTGGAAAAACAAAGATACCAGTAACCAAGGAATCAGACCGAGTCGACCTCTCTCTGGCAGACGCGCAGGGAAACAAAAAGACGATCAGCATACGAATCCAGCACGCTGAAAGCGTCATCGCAGAAAAGGTAGTCCACCTCACCGTAACCCAGGCCACCGAGATAGTCGGTCCAGGGGACACTGCAAGGGTAAGCGGCACTGCAAAACCTGGAAGCACGGTTGCCATCACTGCGCGAGACACGTCTGGAACCAAGATCTACGAGGTCGCAGTGCCAGTAGATTCACAGGGCAACTGGTCGCACGAGACAGTCATACCCCCTGATGCGCCGCTTGGCTCAAGAATGGTAGAGTTCAGCAACGGCCAAGACGTGATAACAAAGACTCTCAGCATATCAATTACAAAATCAATTCGACTCACGCCGTCGGCAATAAAGTACAACCCAGGTGAGACCATCTTGGTAAACGGAACCGCCGCGGCAGGCAAGCCAGTCGAGGTGATAATCAAGGACCCAATCGGAAAGGAGATATTCTCAGACATCCTGCAGATTGACGAGTCAGGCACAGTCACGTTCGACTACCCCACACAGCAGTCATCCACGAAGGGAACGTACGTGATAATTGCAACCCAGGAGCAGGAAACTGAGATACTCCGAATAGGACTCGGCGTTGCGCCAATAGAGCAGATTGTGGCAAAATTCGACAAGCTAAACTATGCAACATCTGACGAGGCACGCCTCACAATACAGGGCCCTGCCAAGTCCACCATCCTACTGTCAATTATCGACCCGTCAGACAAGGAAAAGTTCACAGACAGCATCACAATGGGGCTCGACGGAAGAAAAGACTACTACATCTCACTCAAGGACTACAAGTCAGGAGTCTACTCTGCGGTGCTGCAGTACCTTGGAACTGAGACAAACGTGGTATTTGCAGTTGGACTGCAACGCGGCTCAGGCGAGATAGCGATGCAGGCGACAAAGCAGACGTACCTCCTAGGCGAAGGAATTCTAGTACTTGGATCCTCAAAGCCGAACGTGCTGCTCACACTGGAGATGTCAGACCCCGCAGGAAAGATAATCAAGCACAAAGACGTCTTTACGGACAAGGAAGGCAAGTTCAAGGACGAGACGTTCAGGGTGCCAGCCGACGCAGAACAGGGAATATGGATAATCAGGGCTTCAAGCGGTCCAAACTATGCCGAGGCAAAGATAGTCGTGGCAGGCACCATAGACCAGTCATTTGTGATCAAAGTAGACAAGTCAACGCCATACAGCGCAGGCGATTACATGAAGATAACCGGAACCGGCGGAGGAAAGACCCAGACGGCGTCTGCAACCATAATGGATCCAAAGGACGCCAAGGTAACAGACCTCAGCACGTTCTCAACGAACGTTGGAAGCTTCCAGATAACGTGGATCGTGCCGACAGGACTTGAATCCGGAACGTACAAAATAAAAGCGACAATCGGCAACGAGGTCGCCGAGGCAACGTTTACCATACAGTGA